A DNA window from Providencia huaxiensis contains the following coding sequences:
- the ttrS gene encoding tetrathionate respiration histidine kinase TtrS, whose protein sequence is MLKKSSRPLYHILLIMLLTWSLPAISAQWTIGVLALRGPSSTQSHWQPLIDTLNESIPGERFTLQPLNLDEMKEAISNRKIDFLLTNPAQFIQLDNRYHLRWLLSLRSDVEPNSTTRNVIGSLILVRKESDISDVKNLIGKKVGAISPDAFGGYLLGYKVLRDMGYDAAKDFKMQFLGFPADALLYALRDDSLSAAIVPVCLLENMHSEGLIDKTQFRPLIQHPSSLSCLTSTELYPNWSFAALSEVPDNLVDKVTKTLLSTDKAAMRWGAPASVTQVETLLRDVNQHPQQRQIWQDIVSWTIQNQITISLVALFFVLLGINHVWIAFLVRRRSRQLEEAHDRLREQEANLQKAQRLNILGEMASGFAHELNQPLSAIRHYAQGCILRLTKESESHPLISALTKIDDQAQRGADIIRNLRLWAGKPGHDPAVALNPQSVKQAINHIWQLLRADQHYPNSRLILPETPDISLMLPDTLLEQLLSNLISNSLQAGATLLRFEFHFSQQHFLLVLQDNAGGMPSEQLEQGITPFATTKKEGLGLGLVICQRLIQSQGGDIRIENNLSDDGLHGLMVTLIFNYHSKIVD, encoded by the coding sequence ATGTTAAAAAAATCGTCTAGGCCGTTGTATCACATACTGTTAATCATGCTACTGACGTGGTCTTTGCCGGCAATTTCGGCCCAGTGGACTATTGGGGTATTAGCCTTACGCGGCCCAAGCTCTACCCAATCTCATTGGCAGCCTTTGATTGATACGCTCAATGAATCAATTCCTGGGGAGCGTTTTACATTACAACCTCTCAATTTAGATGAGATGAAAGAGGCGATTTCCAATCGTAAGATTGATTTTTTGCTGACGAACCCTGCCCAATTTATTCAGTTAGATAACCGCTATCATTTACGTTGGTTGCTCTCCCTTCGCTCAGACGTGGAGCCCAACAGCACAACGCGTAATGTTATTGGCAGCTTAATATTAGTTCGTAAAGAGAGTGATATTTCAGACGTTAAAAACCTAATAGGCAAGAAAGTCGGAGCAATTTCACCTGATGCTTTTGGTGGCTATTTGTTAGGTTACAAAGTGTTAAGGGATATGGGATACGACGCTGCCAAAGACTTTAAAATGCAATTTTTAGGCTTCCCTGCAGATGCATTATTATACGCACTGCGTGATGATTCATTATCCGCAGCTATAGTTCCTGTCTGTTTATTAGAAAACATGCATAGCGAAGGGTTGATTGATAAAACACAATTTCGCCCATTAATTCAACACCCAAGCTCTCTCTCTTGTTTAACTAGCACAGAACTGTATCCAAATTGGTCTTTTGCCGCCTTAAGTGAAGTTCCAGACAATTTGGTCGACAAAGTGACCAAAACATTATTATCAACAGATAAAGCTGCTATGCGTTGGGGAGCTCCAGCGTCGGTGACTCAAGTCGAAACCTTGCTCAGAGACGTCAACCAACACCCACAACAGCGCCAGATCTGGCAGGATATCGTCAGTTGGACGATTCAAAACCAAATCACTATCAGCCTTGTCGCATTATTTTTCGTTTTACTGGGTATTAACCATGTTTGGATTGCCTTTTTGGTCAGGCGCCGCAGCCGCCAATTAGAAGAAGCACATGACCGCTTACGAGAGCAAGAAGCTAATTTACAAAAGGCGCAGCGGTTAAATATTTTGGGGGAAATGGCTTCTGGATTTGCCCATGAATTAAACCAACCGCTGTCTGCAATCCGCCATTATGCCCAAGGGTGCATTCTACGCCTGACTAAAGAGTCTGAAAGCCATCCATTAATTAGCGCTTTAACTAAAATCGACGACCAAGCTCAACGTGGAGCCGACATCATTCGTAATTTACGTCTCTGGGCGGGTAAACCGGGCCATGACCCCGCAGTCGCATTAAACCCACAATCAGTTAAACAGGCTATTAACCATATTTGGCAATTATTGCGCGCAGACCAGCACTACCCCAATTCGAGGTTAATCTTACCTGAAACCCCTGACATCTCCCTGATGTTGCCAGACACATTACTTGAGCAATTGCTCTCCAATTTAATCAGTAACAGTTTACAAGCAGGCGCAACGCTACTGCGTTTTGAGTTTCATTTTTCACAGCAGCATTTTTTACTTGTTTTGCAGGATAATGCGGGAGGAATGCCTTCCGAGCAACTAGAGCAAGGTATCACGCCATTTGCCACGACTAAAAAAGAAGGCTTAGGGTTAGGTTTAGTGATTTGCCAGCGTTTGATCCAAAGCCAAGGTGGGGATATTCGTATCGAAAATAACCTGAGTGATGATGGGTTGCATGGCTTAATGGTTACACTTATTTTCAATTATCACAGTAAAATCGTGGATTAA
- the ttrB gene encoding tetrathionate reductase subunit TtrB, producing the protein MDLSKRKFLQQIGAVTAGASLIPIAEAGLNFSPTRREGNPEKRYGMLIDLRRCIGCQSCTVSCSVENQTPQGQFRTTVNQYQVAVKGEEGVTNVLLPRLCNHCDNPPCVPVCPVQATFQREDGIVVVDNERCVGCAYCVQACPYDARFINHSTQTADKCTFCAHRLEVGLLPACVESCVGGARIIGDLKDPNSTIRKMLTEHEAEIKVLKPESGTLPQVFYIGLDDAFVQPLQGKGQPALWQEVF; encoded by the coding sequence ATGGATCTGAGTAAACGAAAATTTCTACAACAAATTGGAGCCGTAACTGCGGGGGCATCATTAATTCCCATCGCAGAAGCAGGGCTCAATTTTTCCCCAACACGCCGAGAAGGCAACCCAGAAAAACGTTATGGAATGTTGATTGATTTGCGCCGCTGTATTGGCTGCCAATCCTGCACAGTAAGCTGCTCGGTTGAAAACCAAACGCCACAAGGCCAATTTAGAACGACAGTGAATCAATATCAAGTCGCAGTGAAAGGCGAAGAAGGGGTCACTAATGTGCTGTTACCTCGTTTATGTAACCACTGTGATAACCCTCCTTGTGTTCCTGTGTGTCCGGTTCAAGCGACTTTCCAACGGGAAGACGGCATTGTTGTCGTTGATAACGAACGCTGTGTTGGCTGTGCTTACTGTGTGCAAGCCTGTCCATACGATGCGCGTTTTATCAACCACTCTACCCAAACTGCGGATAAATGCACATTCTGCGCTCATCGCTTAGAAGTGGGCTTATTGCCAGCTTGTGTTGAATCCTGTGTGGGTGGCGCACGTATTATTGGGGATTTAAAAGACCCTAACAGTACAATTCGTAAAATGCTGACGGAGCACGAGGCTGAAATTAAAGTACTCAAACCGGAAAGTGGCACCTTACCACAAGTTTTCTATATTGGTTTAGATGATGCATTCGTACAGCCGCTGCAAGGCAAAGGGCAGCCCGCATTATGGCAGGAGGTGTTCTGA
- the ttrC gene encoding tetrathionate reductase subunit TtrC — MNGQVTYISEIMAQPQEFFWLPWAVQYFFFIGIASCAVLYACYLHWRNKPENSRLEMISVFIAITMGITAPLALTADLHQTARVWHFYAHPTMWSWMWWGSVLLPLFTTFIGLYFVALVVKLIWKKEFKATRWVALLAALSAIGLLLYTGREASVLNARPIWYSWWIPVLMFLSALQVLPALIGLGARREPQYQNRLARFQVVTLLLFAVCFALWLSGDTTSGIAVRQQLDTASPGWWMLMGVCALWVITFAMSVSNLKATRSIPYITILALVSMAFAWTLRWIFLMEVQAVPKYNIIANPYHFPLGTDGLLAIVGTFGLWIALTIIVREGVRWFARRVQHG; from the coding sequence ATGAATGGCCAAGTGACTTATATTTCAGAAATTATGGCTCAGCCACAAGAGTTCTTCTGGCTTCCTTGGGCGGTACAATATTTCTTCTTCATTGGAATTGCGTCTTGTGCGGTACTGTACGCTTGTTACCTTCATTGGAGAAACAAACCTGAAAACAGCCGCTTAGAGATGATCTCTGTATTTATTGCTATCACGATGGGGATCACTGCCCCGTTAGCATTAACCGCAGATTTACACCAAACCGCAAGGGTATGGCATTTCTACGCACATCCAACAATGTGGTCTTGGATGTGGTGGGGCTCTGTGTTACTACCATTATTCACCACATTTATTGGTTTATATTTTGTCGCGTTAGTGGTGAAACTGATTTGGAAAAAAGAGTTTAAAGCAACGCGTTGGGTAGCCTTGCTGGCTGCGCTTTCAGCGATCGGCTTATTGTTATATACCGGCCGTGAAGCCTCAGTGTTAAATGCACGTCCAATTTGGTATAGCTGGTGGATACCCGTATTGATGTTCCTGAGTGCTCTACAAGTCTTACCTGCTTTGATTGGTTTAGGGGCACGCCGTGAACCTCAATATCAAAATCGCTTAGCCCGCTTCCAAGTGGTGACATTATTGCTGTTCGCCGTGTGTTTTGCGCTATGGCTCTCAGGTGATACGACTTCAGGTATTGCCGTGCGCCAACAGTTAGATACAGCAAGCCCTGGGTGGTGGATGTTGATGGGAGTTTGTGCATTGTGGGTAATCACTTTTGCGATGTCCGTCAGTAATTTAAAAGCGACTCGCTCCATCCCATATATCACTATTTTAGCCTTAGTTTCAATGGCTTTTGCTTGGACGTTACGTTGGATTTTCCTGATGGAAGTTCAAGCGGTTCCAAAATATAACATTATCGCCAATCCATACCATTTCCCATTGGGAACAGATGGATTACTGGCTATCGTCGGTACATTCGGTTTATGGATTGCGTTAACAATTATTGTTCGTGAAGGTGTTCGCTGGTTTGCGAGGAGAGTGCAACATGGCTAA